In a single window of the Maniola jurtina chromosome 4, ilManJurt1.1, whole genome shotgun sequence genome:
- the LOC123864417 gene encoding neuropathy target esterase sws isoform X4 translates to MDVVGLLNNINDKSDMFAVKTWTSDWTNSFQDNQLLWSFCGCLLVSLLVVFFFYYRRWRTKELLGGTNTTAAGEPAKRFRKRDKMLFYGRRMLRKVKSISNSGQGRKRRAVMRFARKLLQLKKESAPEQLKVLEPPAEYLEEDLTSDDRVPPDALYMLHSIRVFGHFEKPVFLMLCKHTEILNLPAGSFLFKVGDTDENVYVVQNGRVNVYITNQDGTSLSLKIVRAGESVTSLLSFTDVLTGHSQPYKTVNAKALEDSQVIKLPMRAFQEVFKEYPDIFVRVIQIIMVRLQRVTFTALHQYLGLSAELVNPGKEKRRPMTMASPGKSGKFVVDCGTSMHSPHHSERNLLDHVQEGYQASSPVHIAGRKPRPDMVPDITTNTPQNTPQQQPDVQPTSSFQRPKEGSSFKKHNNTDNLDEQALVQIATEAFVKELGLENDEILKGNVQVRDLPAGTYIMKEESHKDVALVYLLSGALLVSQKVAEGEGEVHMFTAHPGEVEGGLAVLTGEPSFFSIRAKHFSRIGLLSKTTVYSIMRERPSVVLHIANTVVRRLSPFVRQVDFALDWVFLESGRAVYRQDEESGSTFIVLSGRLRSVITHPNGKKELVGEYGKGDLVGIVEMVTQTRRSTTVMAVRDSELAKLPEGLFNAIKLRFPVVVTRLINLLGHRILGSWQKPTAGLGAATIESRPSQHNFSTVAVVPVSDDVPLTAFTYELYHSLCAIGPTVRLTSDVIRKLLGLTIMDPNNEYRLSSWLAQQEDKHKVALYQCDPSLTQWTQRCIRQADCILIVALGDKQPSIGKIEKEIERLAIRTQKELVLLHREGGPNPSGTVHWLNMRTWVSQHHHVRCPHRMFTRKSQYRISELYSKVLMSEASVHSDFSRLARWLTGTAVGLVLGGGGARGAAHVGMIRAIQEAGIPIDMVGGVSIGAFMGALWCMERNITTVTQKARDWSQKMTQWGKQLMDLTYPATSMFSGRQFNTTIKSTFGEVHIEDLWLPYFTVTTDISSSCMRVHRHGSLWRYIRASMSLSGYMPPLCDPVDGHLLLDGGYVNNLPADVMRSLGAKHILAIDVGSQDDTDLTNYGDDLSGWWLLWKRWNPFTTPVKVPNLPDIQSRLAYVSCNRQLEEVKSSDYCEYIRPPIDSYKTLQFGSFDEIREVGYRHGSAYFEGQRRGGGGGVSGAAAAERKHDAQPAITDYTFTDLAQMVCSVRTARDVENESPSSSDYDEDQRHFEGYASEPSGGIMEMSSSVEDGAAWISDTELEGLRTRRVGGSLSLSEEEPDSEAEVYDPLNKRGGGR, encoded by the exons atggaTGTGGTTGgactattaaataatataaatgataaGTCGGATATGTTTGCGGTCAAAACATGGACTTCAGATTGGACGAATAGCTTCCAAGATAATCAA TTACTGTGGTCCTTTTGCGGTTGCCTCCTAGTTTCTCTATTAGTAGTATTCTTCTTCTACTACCGACGATGGCGGACGAAAG AACTATTAGGAGGCACAAACACCACAGCGGCGGGCGAGCCCGCAAAACGATTTCGAAAACGAGACAAAATGCTCTTCTACGGAAGGCGGATGCTGAGGAAGGTCAAATCAATATCCAACTCTGGGCAGGGTCGGAAACGGAGAGCTGTTATGAGGTTCGCGCGTAAGCTGCTGCAGCTTAAAAAAGAATCTGCTCCTGAACAATTGAAG GTGCTAGAACCTCCAGCAGAATATCTAGAAGAGGATTTGACGAGCGACGACCGCGTGCCTCCTGACGCGTTGTATATGCTGCACAGCATCAGAGTGTTCGGCCATTTTGAGAAGCCAGTGTTCCTGATGCTGTGTAAACACACAGAGATACTCAACCTGCCTGCTGGCTCGTTTCTGTTTAAAGTTG GAGACACTGACGAAAACGTGTACGTGGTACAGAACGGTCGAGTCAACGTGTACATCACAAACCAAGACGGCACAAGTCTGTCCTTGAAAATCGTTCGAGCGGGAGAGAGTGTCACTTCTCTTCTGAGTTTCACTGATGTTTTGACT GGTCACTCTCAACCATACAAAACTGTGAATGCCAAAGCTCTCGAAGACTCCCAAGTGATAAAATTACCCATGCGAGCTTTCCAGGAAGTTTTCAAGGAATACCCAGACATATTTGTTAGAGTTATACAG ATAATTATGGTGCGCCTCCAAAGAGTCACGTTTACGGCACTTCACCAGTATTTAGGCCTAAGTGCTGAATTGGTTAATCCA GGCAAAGAGAAACGGCGTCCCATGACAATGGCGTCTCCGGGCAAGTCGGGCAAATTTGTGGTGGACTGTGGCACCTCCATGCACTCGCCCCACCACAGCGAGCGGAATCTACTTGACCACGTG CAGGAAGGGTACCAGGCGTCGTCGCCCGTCCACATCGCGGGCAGGAAGCCGCGCCCGGACATGGTGCCCGACATTACGACTAACACACCACAGAACACGCCGCAG caaCAACCGGACGTCCAACCAACGTCATCCTTCCAGAGACCTAAAGAAGGATCGTCGTTCAAGAAGCATAATAACACAGATAATTTAGATGAACAG GCTCTTGTTCAAATAGCGACAGAGGCCTTCGTCAAGGAGTTGGGTCTAGAAAACGATGAGATTCTCAAAGGAAACGTTCAAGTGAGGGATCTCCCGGCCGGTACTTATATCATGAAGGAGGAAAGCCATAAG GACGTAGCTCTTGTATACCTTCTGTCGGGCGCCCTGCTCGTATCACAGAAGGTCGCAGAAGGGGAGGGAGAAGTCCACATGTTCACTGCGCACCCTG GTGAGGTGGAAGGTGGTTTAGCCGTACTAACCGGCGAGCCCAGCTTTTTCTCCATAAGAGCTAAACACTTCTCCCGTATCGGCCTGTTATCTAAGACAACAGTATACAGCATTATGAGGGAGCGGCCGTCCGTAGTGCTTCATATCGCTAACACTGTGGTACGAAGGCTGTCGCCGTTTGTGAGACAAGTCGATTTCGCTTTGGATTGG GTGTTCCTGGAATCAGGCCGCGCGGTGTACCGTCAAGACGAGGAATCTGGTTCGACCTTTATCGTCCTGAGCGGTCGATTGCGTTCCGTCATAACACACCCGAATGGCAAGAAGGAACTTGTTGGTGAATACGGCAAGGGCGATCTTGTTGGCATT GTTGAAATGGTGACTCAAACGAGACGTAGTACAACAGTGATGGCAGTCCGTGACTCGGAACTGGCGAAGCTTCCAGAAGGTCTCTTCAATGCGATCAAGCTTCGCTTCCCCGTCGTTGTCACAAGACTGATTAACTTGTTGGGACATAGAATTTTAG GCTCATGGCAGAAACCTACCGCTGGTCTAGGCGCTGCCACCATAGAGTCCCGTCCCTCGCAGCACAACTTTTCCACGGTGGCTGTTGTGCCAGTTAGTGACGATGTGCCTTTGACTGCTTTCACTTATGAGCTGTACCACTCGTTGTGTGCTATTG GGCCAACAGTACGCTTAACTTCCGATGTAATAAGAAAACTTCTGGGATTGACCATTATGGACCCGAATAACGAATACCGCCTTAGTTCTTGGCTAGCTCAACAAGAAGATAAACATAAG GTGGCGCTATATCAGTGCGACCCGAGCCTCACGCAATGGACTCAGCGTTGCATCCGCCAGGCCGATTGCATCTTGATCGTCGCTTTGGGTGACAAGCAACCGAGCATTGGcaaa ATCGAAAAAGAAATCGAACGGCTAGCGATTCGAACGCAGAAGGAGTTGGTGCTGCTGCACAGAGAGGGTGGGCCCAACCCCTCCGGCACGGTGCACTGGCTCAACATGCGCACGTGGGTCAGCCAGCACCACCACGTGCGCTGCCCGCATCGCATGTTCACCCGCAAGAGCCAGTATAGGATT AGCGAGCTGTACAGCAAAGTGCTGATGTCCGAAGCGAGCGTGCACTCCGATTTCTCCCGGCTCGCGCGCTGGCTCACTGGCACCGCTGTGGGGCTGGTGCTGGGCGGTGGCGGTGCGAGGGGTGCGGCGCACGTTGGCATGATCCGCGCCATACAg GAAGCTGGAATCCCAATCGACATGGTTGGAGGAGTGAGCATCGGAGCTTTTATGGGAGCCCTCTGGTGCATGGAACGAAATATTACCACTGTCACACAGAAAGCGAGAGATTGGTCTCAG AAAATGACCCAATGGGGCAAACAGCTAATGGATCTGACATACCCCGCTACATCCATGTTCTCCGGTCGCCAATTCAACACGACCATCAAGTCGACCTTCGGAGAAGTCCATATTGAAGATCTCTGGCTGCCTTACTTTACTGTGACCACCGATATCAGCTCCAGTTGTATGAGGGTACATCGACATG GTTCTCTATGGCGGTACATTCGCGCCTCGATGTCTTTGAGCGGGTACATGCCCCCCCTCTGCGACCCCGTAGACGGCCACCTCCTTTTGGACGGCGGCTATGTCAACAACCTCCCAG ctGACGTGATGCGGTCTCTTGGAGCTAAGCACATCTTGGCCATCGACGTTGGTTCGCAAGACGATACCGATCTCACTAATTATGGAGACGATTTGTCTGGCTGGTGGTTACTATGGAAACG GTGGAACCCATTCACAACTCCAGTCAAGGTGCCAAATCTTCCCGATATCCAAAGCAGACTTGCGTATGTGTCTTGTAATCGACAGTTGGag GAGGTAAAGTCGTCAGACTACTGCGAATACATCAGACCGCCGATAGACTCGTACAAAACTCTTCAGTTTGGTTCCTTCGACGAGATCCGTGAAGTGGGCTATAGACACGGTTCCGCATACTTCGAGGGACAGAGGCGAGGCGGCGGCGGGGGAGTGAGCGGGGCAGCGGCGGCGGAGCGCAAACACGATGCGCAACCCGCTATAACTGA CTACACATTCACGGACCTAGCACAAATGGTGTGTTCGGTACGTACCGCGCGCGACGTAGAGAACGAATCGCCTTCATCGTCCGACTACGACGAAGACCAGAGGCACTTTGAGGGCTACGCGTCCGA
- the LOC123864417 gene encoding neuropathy target esterase sws isoform X7, translating to MDVVGLLNNINDKSDMFAVKTWTSDWTNSFQDNQLLWSFCGCLLVSLLVVFFFYYRRWRTKELLGGTNTTAAGEPAKRFRKRDKMLFYGRRMLRKVKSISNSGQGRKRRAVMRFARKLLQLKKESAPEQLKVLEPPAEYLEEDLTSDDRVPPDALYMLHSIRVFGHFEKPVFLMLCKHTEILNLPAGSFLFKVGDTDENVYVVQNGRVNVYITNQDGTSLSLKIVRAGESVTSLLSFTDVLTGHSQPYKTVNAKALEDSQVIKLPMRAFQEVFKEYPDIFVRVIQIIMVRLQRVTFTALHQYLGLSAELVNPGKEKRRPMTMASPGKSGKFVVDCGTSMHSPHHSERNLLDHVQEGYQASSPVHIAGRKPRPDMVPDITTNTPQNTPQQQPDVQPTSSFQRPKEGSSFKKHNNTDNLDEQALVQIATEAFVKELGLENDEILKGNVQVRDLPAGTYIMKEESHKDVALVYLLSGALLVSQKVAEGEGEVHMFTAHPGEVEGGLAVLTGEPSFFSIRAKHFSRIGLLSKTTVYSIMRERPSVVLHIANTVVRRLSPFVRQVDFALDWVFLESGRAVYRQDEESGSTFIVLSGRLRSVITHPNGKKELVGEYGKGDLVGIVEMVTQTRRSTTVMAVRDSELAKLPEGLFNAIKLRFPVVVTRLINLLGHRILGSWQKPTAGLGAATIESRPSQHNFSTVAVVPVSDDVPLTAFTYELYHSLCAIGPTVRLTSDVIRKLLGLTIMDPNNEYRLSSWLAQQEDKHKVALYQCDPSLTQWTQRCIRQADCILIVALGDKQPSIGKIEKEIERLAIRTQKELVLLHREGGPNPSGTVHWLNMRTWVSQHHHVRCPHRMFTRKSQYRISELYSKVLMSEASVHSDFSRLARWLTGTAVGLVLGGGGARGAAHVGMIRAIQEAGIPIDMVGGVSIGAFMGALWCMERNITTVTQKARDWSQKMTQWGKQLMDLTYPATSMFSGRQFNTTIKSTFGEVHIEDLWLPYFTVTTDISSSCMRVHRHGSLWRYIRASMSLSGYMPPLCDPVDGHLLLDGGYVNNLPADVMRSLGAKHILAIDVGSQDDTDLTNYGDDLSGWWLLWKRWNPFTTPVKVPNLPDIQSRLAYVSCNRQLEEVKSSDYCEYIRPPIDSYKTLQFGSFDEIREVGYRHGSAYFEGQRRGGGGGVSGAAAAERKHDAQPAITDYTFTDLAQMVCSVRTARDVENESPSSSDYDEDQRHFEGYASEPSGGIMEEGLRTRRVGGSLSLSEEEPDSEAEVYDPLNKRGGGR from the exons atggaTGTGGTTGgactattaaataatataaatgataaGTCGGATATGTTTGCGGTCAAAACATGGACTTCAGATTGGACGAATAGCTTCCAAGATAATCAA TTACTGTGGTCCTTTTGCGGTTGCCTCCTAGTTTCTCTATTAGTAGTATTCTTCTTCTACTACCGACGATGGCGGACGAAAG AACTATTAGGAGGCACAAACACCACAGCGGCGGGCGAGCCCGCAAAACGATTTCGAAAACGAGACAAAATGCTCTTCTACGGAAGGCGGATGCTGAGGAAGGTCAAATCAATATCCAACTCTGGGCAGGGTCGGAAACGGAGAGCTGTTATGAGGTTCGCGCGTAAGCTGCTGCAGCTTAAAAAAGAATCTGCTCCTGAACAATTGAAG GTGCTAGAACCTCCAGCAGAATATCTAGAAGAGGATTTGACGAGCGACGACCGCGTGCCTCCTGACGCGTTGTATATGCTGCACAGCATCAGAGTGTTCGGCCATTTTGAGAAGCCAGTGTTCCTGATGCTGTGTAAACACACAGAGATACTCAACCTGCCTGCTGGCTCGTTTCTGTTTAAAGTTG GAGACACTGACGAAAACGTGTACGTGGTACAGAACGGTCGAGTCAACGTGTACATCACAAACCAAGACGGCACAAGTCTGTCCTTGAAAATCGTTCGAGCGGGAGAGAGTGTCACTTCTCTTCTGAGTTTCACTGATGTTTTGACT GGTCACTCTCAACCATACAAAACTGTGAATGCCAAAGCTCTCGAAGACTCCCAAGTGATAAAATTACCCATGCGAGCTTTCCAGGAAGTTTTCAAGGAATACCCAGACATATTTGTTAGAGTTATACAG ATAATTATGGTGCGCCTCCAAAGAGTCACGTTTACGGCACTTCACCAGTATTTAGGCCTAAGTGCTGAATTGGTTAATCCA GGCAAAGAGAAACGGCGTCCCATGACAATGGCGTCTCCGGGCAAGTCGGGCAAATTTGTGGTGGACTGTGGCACCTCCATGCACTCGCCCCACCACAGCGAGCGGAATCTACTTGACCACGTG CAGGAAGGGTACCAGGCGTCGTCGCCCGTCCACATCGCGGGCAGGAAGCCGCGCCCGGACATGGTGCCCGACATTACGACTAACACACCACAGAACACGCCGCAG caaCAACCGGACGTCCAACCAACGTCATCCTTCCAGAGACCTAAAGAAGGATCGTCGTTCAAGAAGCATAATAACACAGATAATTTAGATGAACAG GCTCTTGTTCAAATAGCGACAGAGGCCTTCGTCAAGGAGTTGGGTCTAGAAAACGATGAGATTCTCAAAGGAAACGTTCAAGTGAGGGATCTCCCGGCCGGTACTTATATCATGAAGGAGGAAAGCCATAAG GACGTAGCTCTTGTATACCTTCTGTCGGGCGCCCTGCTCGTATCACAGAAGGTCGCAGAAGGGGAGGGAGAAGTCCACATGTTCACTGCGCACCCTG GTGAGGTGGAAGGTGGTTTAGCCGTACTAACCGGCGAGCCCAGCTTTTTCTCCATAAGAGCTAAACACTTCTCCCGTATCGGCCTGTTATCTAAGACAACAGTATACAGCATTATGAGGGAGCGGCCGTCCGTAGTGCTTCATATCGCTAACACTGTGGTACGAAGGCTGTCGCCGTTTGTGAGACAAGTCGATTTCGCTTTGGATTGG GTGTTCCTGGAATCAGGCCGCGCGGTGTACCGTCAAGACGAGGAATCTGGTTCGACCTTTATCGTCCTGAGCGGTCGATTGCGTTCCGTCATAACACACCCGAATGGCAAGAAGGAACTTGTTGGTGAATACGGCAAGGGCGATCTTGTTGGCATT GTTGAAATGGTGACTCAAACGAGACGTAGTACAACAGTGATGGCAGTCCGTGACTCGGAACTGGCGAAGCTTCCAGAAGGTCTCTTCAATGCGATCAAGCTTCGCTTCCCCGTCGTTGTCACAAGACTGATTAACTTGTTGGGACATAGAATTTTAG GCTCATGGCAGAAACCTACCGCTGGTCTAGGCGCTGCCACCATAGAGTCCCGTCCCTCGCAGCACAACTTTTCCACGGTGGCTGTTGTGCCAGTTAGTGACGATGTGCCTTTGACTGCTTTCACTTATGAGCTGTACCACTCGTTGTGTGCTATTG GGCCAACAGTACGCTTAACTTCCGATGTAATAAGAAAACTTCTGGGATTGACCATTATGGACCCGAATAACGAATACCGCCTTAGTTCTTGGCTAGCTCAACAAGAAGATAAACATAAG GTGGCGCTATATCAGTGCGACCCGAGCCTCACGCAATGGACTCAGCGTTGCATCCGCCAGGCCGATTGCATCTTGATCGTCGCTTTGGGTGACAAGCAACCGAGCATTGGcaaa ATCGAAAAAGAAATCGAACGGCTAGCGATTCGAACGCAGAAGGAGTTGGTGCTGCTGCACAGAGAGGGTGGGCCCAACCCCTCCGGCACGGTGCACTGGCTCAACATGCGCACGTGGGTCAGCCAGCACCACCACGTGCGCTGCCCGCATCGCATGTTCACCCGCAAGAGCCAGTATAGGATT AGCGAGCTGTACAGCAAAGTGCTGATGTCCGAAGCGAGCGTGCACTCCGATTTCTCCCGGCTCGCGCGCTGGCTCACTGGCACCGCTGTGGGGCTGGTGCTGGGCGGTGGCGGTGCGAGGGGTGCGGCGCACGTTGGCATGATCCGCGCCATACAg GAAGCTGGAATCCCAATCGACATGGTTGGAGGAGTGAGCATCGGAGCTTTTATGGGAGCCCTCTGGTGCATGGAACGAAATATTACCACTGTCACACAGAAAGCGAGAGATTGGTCTCAG AAAATGACCCAATGGGGCAAACAGCTAATGGATCTGACATACCCCGCTACATCCATGTTCTCCGGTCGCCAATTCAACACGACCATCAAGTCGACCTTCGGAGAAGTCCATATTGAAGATCTCTGGCTGCCTTACTTTACTGTGACCACCGATATCAGCTCCAGTTGTATGAGGGTACATCGACATG GTTCTCTATGGCGGTACATTCGCGCCTCGATGTCTTTGAGCGGGTACATGCCCCCCCTCTGCGACCCCGTAGACGGCCACCTCCTTTTGGACGGCGGCTATGTCAACAACCTCCCAG ctGACGTGATGCGGTCTCTTGGAGCTAAGCACATCTTGGCCATCGACGTTGGTTCGCAAGACGATACCGATCTCACTAATTATGGAGACGATTTGTCTGGCTGGTGGTTACTATGGAAACG GTGGAACCCATTCACAACTCCAGTCAAGGTGCCAAATCTTCCCGATATCCAAAGCAGACTTGCGTATGTGTCTTGTAATCGACAGTTGGag GAGGTAAAGTCGTCAGACTACTGCGAATACATCAGACCGCCGATAGACTCGTACAAAACTCTTCAGTTTGGTTCCTTCGACGAGATCCGTGAAGTGGGCTATAGACACGGTTCCGCATACTTCGAGGGACAGAGGCGAGGCGGCGGCGGGGGAGTGAGCGGGGCAGCGGCGGCGGAGCGCAAACACGATGCGCAACCCGCTATAACTGA CTACACATTCACGGACCTAGCACAAATGGTGTGTTCGGTACGTACCGCGCGCGACGTAGAGAACGAATCGCCTTCATCGTCCGACTACGACGAAGACCAGAGGCACTTTGAGGGCTACGCGTCCGA